TTGATGACAAGAAAGAGAATGAATCGATAGACAATGGCAACGGCTGGACGTTTATATTGCTTTATAgtcaataaattttattgatttattttcaatatcttGTATCgtctatttattaaaaaaattggatGACCGCTTGGTTATTTCCTGTTCTTTCCTGTTCCTGAAAAGGACAAAAAGATATTGTGATGTCGGCCAAAGCCGCAAAGCTGTTATTTTAACCAACGTAATCAGCTTGGCAGCGTTAAACCTGTTTAAAACAACTGGTAAATGAATCTACAACGAAGGGAAAcaagtttatattttattctgttttacTGACTCCTTTATTACAACGATGTCCTTAGGTAGATTATTTCCTATCCTTTCTCCTACAAGGACATCCTCAAATCCTTCCCcaaaagtaatttttttgtgCCGTTGCTACTCCGTCGACTTCTATTCAGCAACCTGTCGACATAGCAACCAGCACCTCGTACGACAGATATGACAGCTCGCCTCACTGACAGCTCACTTTGTTTGTAGCTTTGTTTTGGTACTGCACGCGCGAGACCGCATCGTTGTGTACTGTGTATCAAGGGACGAGGAATTTTCGCGtgtattttgtacaattttaaaacGTAAATATCTCATTCAAAGTTGCCCGAATCATGTCCGAACCAAGCTCAAAGGATACCGTACTGAAAACGGCAATGATTTACGTGTGTGGTGGTAAGTCGTAGCCCGCTGTGTTGAGATATCGGAAGAGGATTCGTGTTTGTAACACGGGTTTCCCGTTCTTTTCCAGAATGTCACCACGAGAATGAAATGCGTCCCAGAGATCCGATCCGTTGCCGGGAGTGTGGCTATCGTATTATGTACAAGAAGCGTACAAAGCGACGTAAGTagaatgtttgcttttgcgaCGGATGTGGAAGACTAACAAAGAGCCCCTTTTTCCACTCCAAACAGTTATCGTCTTCGATGCCAGATAGAGAGGACAGCCAGTAGCCGGATTATAAAATCAAACCCATGCACTAACCGTACATACAAACTATTCTACTACTATTAATAGGTCGGATACACATGTAACAACACAATAAACCAATATTGCTGTATACATTTCTCTGCTCTATTTCTCacctcacacacactcctTCGAATCgtattttgtatttgttttcctgtGTACTTTCATACATATAACTGGGTTTTCCACTGCCCGTGTCTGCATTATACTAGCTTCACAccaaatgaaatggaaattcaAAAGGAACCGGGGGTTTCTGTAGCctgttttaaacattttgttgATGCATCCCTACTCTCATAAGAACGTTGCCCCCGCCGTAAACATTAGGGCTCCGGATGATATTTTAACTCAGCTCAAACCCAGCACCACTCTGAATTGCGTACAGCAGCTTTTCCCGTAGGATATCTTCCTCCTCGAATGCTGGCAGCTTTAACAGATTCATGCAGGTGCTTGCCGAGGGTAGCCGATCCGTATCACCAGCGTTCTGTATGTAAAACGGTGGATCGAGATCCTTGAACCCGAGCAGCGGCGGTCGCGAACAGCTCGTTACGAACTTTAGCAACAGTCGCCTCTGAATATCGTCGAACTGTTCCACCACCTTCCAGAACAGTTGGATCGTGTGATGTTCGATGGAGAAGTCACCACCGTAGCGGGTATGCTGCCGCAGGTCGTGCACGTCGACCGGTATCTCAGCGCCCGATATTAGCACCTGCAGCTCCTTGTTGCTGAACATGTACAGCCACTCGATCGGCAGCACGTTGGCCAACCCCTGGCGGAAGGCGGCACACTGTGCCCGGATTTGTTGGTTCAGCTTGAAGTCGGCCATTAGCTGAATGTACTCGATACGGTTGGATGAGTTGACGATGATGTTGGCACCGTTCGGTTTTAGTTCCTCTACCTGTGAAAAGGCCGGGGAAGGGAATTGTTCAACGATTGCTAATATGTTGTGCAGATTCTTACCTTTGTTTCCCCTAGCGCATCACAGACGATAGTAAAATCTAACCCTAAATCAGCCACGTCCCCTTCGTAAGCTTTGAGGGACATTAAATTTCTGCCGAAAGGAGTCGAACGGTTAGTGAAGATTGTATATTTCTCTATCTAAAACGTTCCCACCATATACCTGTACAAAACGGGATCCAGTGAGGCTAGCTGGTGAACGTCCACATCCGAATGTTTGCCGGCTAGtttcgagaggaaaaactCGGCCAACGGAAGCTCTACTAGAAGATTTTCGTACAATGCTTTCCCGAGAATGCGCCCGATGAAGTAGTAGTGGCGCTGGAAGTCCTCCACAATCTTGCCCACGCACGGATTTGGGTAGAGCATGTTATCCTTTGTGATCCTGGAAAAAAGAGCCACGGTTAGTTGGCGAGCAGAGATCGAAAAAAGCGATTATTGTCCATGCTTGAACTTACATAAAGAATCCGCGATGAGGATCGAACGCCAATTTGATTAGCTCGGATAGAAATTCGCGAAACACGCCACCACCATCGATGCCGGCCTCACGCAACCCAACCGAGTTGACCATTTCGATGCGAAACTTGGGCCTTAAGTCGGGTTCTAAAATGGATTCAAAGAACATTAGAGATACGTATGTAATGTATTACGATAGGAGTAGTAAAGAGCTATCAGCACCGCAGCAAATAACTAAAACACGCTCCGGGACCGTTAAAAAACCCCAACAACAGAATACAACTCACCATTTGTTGGGCTTAGCTTATCGAACGCATCCTCGTAGAGATGTGACCGCCGCACC
This genomic window from Anopheles maculipalpis chromosome 2RL, idAnoMacuDA_375_x, whole genome shotgun sequence contains:
- the LOC126568644 gene encoding DNA-directed RNA polymerases I, II, and III subunit RPABC4, with translation MSEPSSKDTVLKTAMIYVCGECHHENEMRPRDPIRCRECGYRIMYKKRTKRLIVFDAR